A genomic segment from Kiritimatiellia bacterium encodes:
- a CDS encoding bifunctional 3,4-dihydroxy-2-butanone-4-phosphate synthase/GTP cyclohydrolase II yields MSQEKPTKAAPFSAIADAIEAVRNGELVVVVDDEKRENEGDLVLAAEKVTPEGINFMARHGRGLICVSMEKDALQRLHLTRMGPPGEGGRFATAFMQSVDAREGISTGISAYDRAQTIRVLIGKDTRPGDLVRGGHVFPLEAVSGGVLRRAGHTEAAVDLARLAGLNPSGVICEIINDDGRMARLPDLLEFAARHGLKIITIADLVEWRRKREKLVELERKVSLPTEAGRFDLYLYRSLPDDHHHLALVMGQPAEQPAPLVRVHSECLTGDVFGSLRCDCGTQLKAAMEMIAKEGHGVVLYMRQEGRGIGLAKKLHAYELQESGLDTVEANQKLGFDADLRDYGIGAQILADLGLKRIRLLTNNPRKIVGLKGHGLEIVERVALVLPPTQHNERYLETKKAKLGHWL; encoded by the coding sequence ATGAGCCAGGAAAAGCCAACAAAGGCCGCGCCGTTCAGCGCCATCGCGGACGCCATCGAGGCGGTCCGGAACGGCGAGCTGGTCGTGGTCGTCGACGACGAGAAGCGGGAGAACGAGGGCGACCTCGTGCTCGCGGCGGAGAAGGTGACGCCCGAGGGCATCAACTTCATGGCGCGGCACGGGCGCGGCCTGATCTGCGTGTCCATGGAGAAGGACGCCCTGCAGCGGCTCCACCTCACCCGCATGGGCCCGCCGGGCGAGGGCGGGCGCTTCGCCACGGCCTTCATGCAGTCCGTGGACGCGCGCGAGGGCATCTCGACGGGCATCAGCGCCTACGATCGCGCGCAGACCATCCGCGTGCTGATCGGGAAGGACACCCGGCCCGGGGATCTCGTGCGCGGGGGGCACGTGTTTCCCCTCGAGGCCGTGTCGGGCGGCGTGCTGCGGCGGGCCGGCCATACCGAGGCGGCCGTGGACCTGGCGCGCCTGGCGGGCCTGAACCCGTCCGGCGTGATCTGCGAGATCATCAACGACGACGGGCGCATGGCCCGGCTGCCGGACCTGCTGGAATTCGCCGCGCGGCACGGCCTCAAGATCATCACCATCGCGGACCTCGTGGAGTGGCGCCGCAAGCGCGAGAAGCTGGTCGAGCTCGAGCGCAAGGTCAGCCTGCCGACGGAGGCCGGCCGGTTCGACCTGTACCTGTATCGTTCGCTCCCGGACGATCACCACCACCTGGCCCTGGTCATGGGCCAACCCGCCGAGCAGCCCGCCCCGCTGGTGCGCGTGCATAGCGAGTGCCTGACGGGCGACGTCTTCGGCTCGCTGCGCTGCGACTGCGGAACACAGCTAAAGGCGGCCATGGAGATGATTGCGAAGGAAGGGCACGGCGTGGTGCTCTACATGCGGCAGGAGGGCCGCGGGATCGGCCTGGCCAAGAAGCTGCACGCCTACGAACTGCAGGAGTCGGGGCTCGACACGGTGGAGGCGAACCAGAAACTGGGCTTCGACGCCGACCTGCGGGACTACGGCATCGGCGCGCAGATTCTCGCGGACCTCGGGCTGAAGCGGATCCGGCTGCTGACCAACAACCCGCGCAAGATCGTCGGGCTGAAGGGACACGGGCTCGAAATCGTCGAGCGCGTGGCGCTGGTCCTGCCCCCGACGCAACACAACGAACGTTACCTGGAGACGAAGAAGGCCAAGCTGGGGCACTGGTTATAG